In Apostichopus japonicus isolate 1M-3 chromosome 3, ASM3797524v1, whole genome shotgun sequence, a single genomic region encodes these proteins:
- the LOC139965790 gene encoding uncharacterized protein translates to MAFVAEDFVQDVTWEVFDELKKPDLMALAVYLEIEVKHAMRKQVIKNTLIDRLVADDLLDEKCLENKVEILDSSDSAVKLKQLEIQKEIEMTRLEMEERIKLKEIEAKVQMEKDKLEKQGSSNFSDKFDATKNIRLVPKFQETEVDKYFLHFEKIAESLKWPKESWTLLLQSVFIGKAREIYSSLSIEQCHNYDVVKKAVLKAYELVPEAYRQKFRSAKKETNQTHVEFARVQEQMLDRWLSSKNVNNEFKQLRQLVLVEQFKSCIHADIRTHLDERDINNLEDAAITADDYALTHKLSTNNTGGHNKFSQYHKNNYNKPNQNKLSQNQNSTKEGNKQSGPSNQGSKGPSSEKPTKSWDGFKKSVTRDYCKEPGHTKSKCWKLMGKQLALQQQSAPTGCAVAMRSQVSFQAVKQKDLESEKIREDFEPFALEGSVSLESDKVDPKPIKIMRDTCCAQSMILEGSLPFSEVSATGENVLIQGIGMDIISVPLHKMNLKSDLVSGTVIVGVRPELPVKGVSMLLGNDLAGGKVLPQPIVTREPCTEAGNDDESSVVFPACAVTRSMTQKTMLEANSKDKGDDLVPNLDLEGTFMTELDEPGHLLSSGEKSSPKHSQDFKPMLNGDSDTDPLSHNKLVIEQENDPELKDLGQRALTLQEAEEVPVCFYKRNGVLMRKWRPPDAPATDEWQVIHQIVVPKVYHREVISIAHDSPMAGHLGIRKTHDRILNHFWWPTLRKDVSEYCRSCHTCQVVGKPNQKVPAAPLKPIPAFDEPFSRVIVDCVGPLPKTKSGNQYLLTIMCASTRFPEAIPLRNIKAKTIVKALTKFCTLVGLPKSIQSDQGSNFTSGLFQEVMYELGIEQYTSSAYHPESQGALERFHQTLKNMIKTYCFDFENDWDDGVHLLLFSAREAVQETLGFSPFELVFGHTVRGPLKLLKEKWLNDEIDTNLLDYVSKFKYRLNRANEIARDNLKEAQSKMKRWYDKDAKSRVFSPGDKVLVLFPIPGHPLRARYHGPYTVESKVGEVDYIVKTPDRRKSRQLCHINMLKEYVDRNDDGSVKPVCSVGPSNDSSHDDTPEMEVDQNDNSDDRQHEYPMKLQNSDVLAKLNEKLGHLSKNVQCELKQLIHEREDIFPDVPSRANAADHDVDVGDHEPIKQHPYRVNPLKRAHLNKEIEYMLKNNIIEPSKSEWSSPCILVPKPDGSFRFVTDYRKVNQCSKTDSYPIPRIDDCIDKIGNAKFVSKFDLLKGYRQVPLTDRAKEMSAFCTPDALYQYRVMPFGMKNAPATFQRMVNCIVADIEGCEAYVDDLIVYSQTWEQHIGQLRHLFKKLSQAKLTVNLVKSEFCQANIVYLGHEVGQGKVKPIKTKVEAIEKFPTPKTRKELQRFLGMAGYYRRFCQNFSDVASPLTNLLAKNVKYVWSEETENGFNKIKAILISEPVLIAPDFQKQFKLATDASDIGCGGVLMQVGEDGIDHPISYFSKKFDKHQRNYSTIEKECLALILALEHFDVYVGTTVHPVLVFTDHNPLTFIHRMKNKNQRLVRWSLTLQEYNLDIRHIKGKDNVMADALSRVG, encoded by the coding sequence ATGGCATTTGTTGCAGAAGATTTTGTTCAAGATGTAACGTGGGAGGTTTTTGATGAGCTCAAGAAGCCAGATTTAATGGCATTGGCCGTGTATTTGGAAATTGAAGTAAAGCATGCTATGCGTAAACAAGTCATCAAAAATACACTCATTGACCGTTTGGTTGCAGACGATTTGTTAGATGAGAAATGTCTGGAAAACAAAGTAGAAATTCTGGATAGTTCAGATTCTGcagtaaaattaaaacaattagagattcagaaagaaattgaaatgaccAGATTAGAAATGGAGGAACGaattaaattgaaagaaatagaaGCCAAAGTACAAATGGAAAAAGATAAATTAGAAAAACAAGGCTCATCAAActtctcagacaaatttgatgcCACAAAGAATATAAGGTTAGTGCCAAAATTTCAAGAAACTGAAGTggataaatatttcttacactTTGAGAAGATTGCCGAAAGTTTGAAATGGCCTAAAGAATCTTGGACATTGTTGCTCCAGTCAGTGTTCATTGGGAAAGCTAGAGAAATTTATTCTTCCCTATCAATTGAACAATGTCATAATTATGATGTGGTTAAGAAAGCAGTTCTTAAGGCCTATGAGTTGGTGCCCGAAGCTTACCGGCAAAAGTTCCGAAGtgcaaagaaagaaaccaaccaaACTCATGTTGAGTTTGCAAGAGTACAAGAACAAATGTTAGATAGGTGGCTTAGCTCTAAAAATGTGAACAATGAATTCAAACAACTTAGGCAATTGGTTTTGGTTGAGCAATTCAAGAGTTGTATCCATGCTGACATCAGGACTCACTTAGATGAGCGCgacataaataatttagaagaTGCAGCAATAACGGCAGATGATTACGCCCTCACGCATAAGTTGAGTACCAATAATACAGGTGGGCATAATAAGTTTAGTCAGTATCAcaagaataattataataagcCTAACCAAAATAAATTGTCCCAAAATCAAAATAGCactaaagaaggaaataaacagtCAGGTCCCTCAAATCAGGGAAGTAAAGGTCCTTCTAGTGAAAAACCAACCAAGTCATGGGATGGTTTTAAGAAGTCAGTGACTCGTGACTACTGCAAAGAACCAGGCCACACTAAGTCCAAGTGTTGGAAGTTAATGGGAAAGCAGTTGGCTCTACAACAGCAATCTGCACCCACAGGTTGTGCTGTGGCCATGAGATCTCAAGTTAGTTTTCAGGCTGTTAAACAGAAAGATCTTGAGTCTGAGAAAATTAGGGAAGACTTTGAACCATTTGCTTTGGAGGGTTCTGTATCACTTGAGAGTGATAAAGTTGATCCAAAGCCTATAAAGATCATGCGTGACACTTGTTGTGCACAGTCAATGATTTTGGAAGGGTCATTGCCCTTTAGTGAAGTAAGTGCAACAGGTGAAAATGTCTTGATTCAGGGCATTGGTATGGATATTATTAGTGTCCCTCTTCACAAGATGAATTTAAAGTCTGATTTGGTCTCAGGTACAGTCATAGTTGGAGTGAGGCCTGAACTCCCAGTCAAAGGTGTTTCTATGTTGTTAGGTAATGATTTGGCTGGTGGAAAAGTACTTCCTCAACCAATTGTTACTCGTGAACCCTGCACGGAGGCTGGTAATGATGACGAAAGTAGTGTCGTCTTTCCAGCTTGTGCAGTAACAAGAAGTATGACTCAGAAAACAATGCTTGAAGCAAATAGTAAGGATAAAGGGGATGACTTGGTCCCTAATCTAGATTTAGAGGGGACATTCATGACAGAGTTGGATGAACCAGGTCATCTTCTCTCTTCAGGGGAGAAAAGCTCTCCAAAACATAGCCAAGACTTCAAGCCCATGCTTAATGGGGACAGTGATACTGATCCCTTGAGTCACAATAAGTTAGTcatagaacaggaaaatgaCCCTGAACTTAAGGACCTTGGTCAAAGGGCATTGACCCTACAGGAAGCTGAAGAAGTTCCTGTCTGTTTTTACAAACGGAATGGTGTTCTGATGAGGAAATGGAGACCACCTGATGCTCCAGCAACTGATGAATGGCAAGTCATTCATCAGATTGTAGTTCCCAAAGTATATCACAGGGAGGTCATCAGCATTGCCCATGATAGTCCCATGGCAGGACATCTAGGAATTAGAAAGACACATGATAGGATCTTGAATCATTTTTGGTGGCCTACACTTAGGAAGGATGTTTCTGAGTATTGTAGATCTTGTCACACTTGTCAAGTAGTGGGCAAGCCTAATCAGAAAGTCCCTGCCGCTCCTTTAAAGCCTATACCGGCGTTTGATGAACCATTTAGTCGGGTTATAGTTGATTGTGTAGGACCTCTCCCTAAGACTAAATCAGGTAATCAGTATCTGTTGACTATCATGTGTGCCTCTACCAGGTTCCCAGAAGCTATACCCTTGAGAAATATTAAGGCTAAGACAATCGTGAAGGCTCTAACCAAGTTTTGCACTCTTGTAGGACTTCCAAAGTCGATACAGTCAGATCAAGGGTCAAATTTCACGTCAGGCTTATTTCAGGAAGTCATGTATGAGTTAGGAATAGAACAATACACCTCTAGTGCATACCATCCGGAGTCCCAAGGAGCTTTAGAGAGATTCCATCAGACTCTAAAGAATATGATTAAGACTTACTGTTTCGATTTTGAAAACGATTGGGATGACGGTGTTCACCTATTATTGTTTTCTGCAAGAGAAGCAGTTCAGGAAACATTAGGTTTCAGTCCCTTTGAGTTAGTATTTGGGCATACAGTTCGAGGTCCCTTAAAGCTTCTGAAGGAAAAATGGCTGAATGATGAAATTGATACAAACCTTTTGGATTATGTTTCCAAATTCAAGTATAGGCTTAATAGAGCAAATGAAATTGCTAGGGATAATCTAAAAGAGGcccaaagcaaaatgaaaaggtGGTATGATAAGGATGCCAAAAGTAGAGTATTTAGTCCAGGAGACAAAGTACTGGTCTTGTTTCCAATACCTGGACACCCACTGCGGGCAAGATACCATGGGCCTTATACAGTAGAGTCAAAAGTGGGTGAAGTTGACTACATTGTCAAGACGCCAGATAGGCGCAAAAGTAGGCAATTGTGCCATATAAACATGCTCAAAGAGTATGTTGATAGAAATGATGATGGCAGTGTAAAACCAGTGTGCTCTGTAGGTCCTAGTAATGATAGTAGTCATGACGACACTCCAGAAATGGAAGTTGATCAAAAtgacaatagtgatgataggcAGCATGAATATCCTATGAAGTTGCAAAACTCTGACGTGCTTGCAAAGTTGAATGAAAAATTAGGCCATCTTTCAAAAAATGTGCAGTGTGAATTGAAGCAATTAATTCACGAGAGGGAAGATATTTTTCCCGATGTTCCTAGTAGGGCTAATGCTGCTGATCATGACGTTGATGTGGGTGACCATGAACCAATCAAACAGCACCCCTACAGAGTAAACCCACTGAAGAGAGCACATCTCAATAAAGAAATTGAGTATAtgttaaaaaataacataatagaACCTAGCAAAAGTGAATGGAGTTCCCCATGTATTCTGGTTCCAAAACCAGATGGTTCCTTTAGATTTGTGACAGACTATAGAAAAGTCAATCAGTGCTCGAAAACGGATTCGTATCCGATTCCGCGTATAGACGATTGCATTGATAAAATTGGCAATGCAAAATTTGTTAGCAAGTTTGACCTTTTGAAGGGGTATCGGCAAGTCCCCCTCACTGATCGAGCCAAAGAAATGTCGGCCTTTTGCACCCCAGATGCCCTTTATCAGTATCGGGTTATGCCGTTTGGTATGAAAAATGCACCGGCAACGTTTCAGAGAATGGTCAATTGTATTGTGGCTGACATTGAAGGCTGTGAAGCCTATGTAGATGATTTGATTGTCTACAGCCAAACTTGGGAACAACACATAGGGCAACTCCGTCACTTGTTTAAGAAATTGTCACAAGCCAAACTAACAGTTAATTTGGTTAAAAGTGAATTTTGTCAAGCCAATATTGTTTATTTGGGTCATGAAGTAGGCCAAGGCAAGGTCAAGCCTATCAAGACTAAGGTTGAAGCAATTGAGAAATTCCCCACACCAAAGACTAGGAAAGAGCTTCAGCGATTTCTAGGTATGGCTGGATATTACAGGAGGTTCTGTCAGAATTTTTCTGATGTGGCCAGTCCATTGACAAATTTGTTGGCAAAGAATGTCAAATATGTTTGGTCAGAGGAAACCGAAAATGGTTTCAACAAAATCAAAGCCATACTGATTAGTGAACCAGTTCTGATAGCACCAGACtttcagaaacaattcaagttgGCCACAGATGCCAGTGACATAGGGTGTGGTGGAGTTCTAATGCAAGTTGGTGAAGATGGAATAGATCACCCTATTTCATACTTCTCCAAAAAGTTTGACAAGCACCAAAGAAATTACTCCACTATTGAAAAGGAGTGCCTTGCTCTCATTTTGGCATTGGAGCATTTTGATGTATATGTGGGTACCACTGTGCACCCAGTGCTTGTCTTCACAGATCATAACCCCCTGACCTTCATCCAcaggatgaaaaacaaaaatcagagACTAGTAAGGTGGAGTTTGACCTTGCAGGAATACAACCTGGACATCAGGCATATCAAAGGCAAAGATAATGTGATGGCTGATGCCTTGTCCAGAGTTGGATAG